A single region of the Deinococcus misasensis DSM 22328 genome encodes:
- a CDS encoding Glu/Leu/Phe/Val family dehydrogenase, which produces MNFEIPSYLDKNNIGPFEIYLEQVERVTPYLGKLAYWVETLKRPKRILVVDVPIHLDDGSVAHFEGYRVQHNTSRGPAKGGIRYHQDVTLSEVMALSAWMTIKNAVVGLPYGGGKGGIRVDPRKLSMGELERLTRRYTTEIGIIIGPDRDIPAPDVNTNPQVMAWMMDTYSMNEGKTATGVVTGKPIALGGSLGRNDATGRGVFVAGARAMQKLGIPLEGARVTVQGFGNVGNAAARIFHDHGAKVVAIQDITGTIYSEAGINPYDALNHLKEHSTLKGMPGTETIDPSSFWDVECEVLIPAALEKQITEENANRIKTRVIVEGANGPTIPVADDILSDKGVLIVPDVLANAGGVTVSYFEWVQDFSSYFWTEDEINARLDRIMREAFDSLWDVKERHNVTLRTAAYIVACARVLEARALRGLYP; this is translated from the coding sequence TGGGTGGAAACCCTCAAGCGCCCCAAACGCATTCTGGTGGTGGATGTCCCCATCCACCTTGATGACGGTTCAGTGGCCCACTTTGAAGGGTACCGGGTGCAGCACAACACCTCCAGAGGTCCAGCCAAAGGGGGCATCCGTTACCACCAGGACGTGACTTTAAGTGAAGTGATGGCCTTAAGCGCATGGATGACCATCAAAAATGCTGTGGTGGGCCTGCCTTACGGTGGGGGCAAAGGGGGCATCCGCGTGGACCCCAGAAAACTGTCGATGGGTGAACTGGAGCGCCTGACCCGCCGTTACACCACCGAAATTGGCATCATCATCGGACCAGACCGGGACATCCCTGCCCCCGATGTGAACACCAATCCTCAGGTCATGGCGTGGATGATGGACACCTACTCCATGAACGAAGGCAAAACCGCCACCGGTGTGGTGACAGGTAAACCCATCGCCTTGGGGGGCTCTCTGGGTCGCAATGACGCCACTGGACGTGGGGTGTTTGTGGCTGGAGCACGGGCCATGCAAAAACTGGGCATCCCTCTGGAAGGGGCCAGAGTGACTGTGCAGGGCTTCGGCAACGTGGGGAACGCTGCTGCACGCATTTTCCATGACCACGGGGCCAAAGTGGTGGCCATTCAGGACATCACCGGCACCATCTACAGCGAAGCGGGCATCAACCCTTACGACGCCCTGAACCACCTGAAAGAACACAGCACCCTCAAAGGCATGCCCGGCACCGAAACCATCGATCCCTCCAGCTTCTGGGACGTGGAATGCGAAGTCTTGATCCCTGCCGCTCTGGAAAAACAAATCACCGAAGAGAACGCCAACCGCATCAAAACCAGAGTCATCGTGGAAGGGGCAAACGGTCCCACCATCCCTGTCGCCGATGACATCCTGTCCGACAAAGGCGTGCTGATTGTGCCAGACGTGCTGGCCAACGCCGGGGGTGTGACGGTCAGTTACTTCGAGTGGGTGCAGGACTTCTCCAGTTACTTCTGGACCGAAGACGAAATCAACGCCCGACTGGACCGCATCATGCGTGAAGCCTTCGACAGCCTCTGGGATGTCAAAGAGCGCCACAATGTGACCCTGAGAACCGCTGCTTACATCGTGGCCTGTGCCCGTGTGCTGGAAGCCAGAGCACTGCGCGGGTTGTACCCTTAA